The Mycolicibacterium doricum genome includes a region encoding these proteins:
- a CDS encoding glycosyltransferase family 2 protein produces MGQRNSPRTTFVIASRDRAGELTSVVTRLLDTTECPITVVDNQSRDDSVAAVKRIAARAGGRVRLVALDSNRGAVGRNVGVAASTTPYVAFCDDDSWWQPDATVIAEQTFDAYPSVCLLAARTIVLPRDEEDHFSRMLAESPLGHPPHLPGPTILGFMSCAAIVRKTAFEQAGGFSDILHFRGEEMLLAVDMATLGWDLCYCPALVAMHQPSQVRATTAAQAARVMRNDVLTTWLRRPAGHCLRATGTLLTATLRGPEHASAAREAVMRLPAVLRGRRRLPDRIERALELLESR; encoded by the coding sequence ATGGGACAACGGAATTCGCCGCGAACCACGTTCGTGATCGCCAGCCGGGACCGAGCCGGCGAGCTGACGTCCGTCGTGACCCGTCTGCTCGACACCACCGAGTGCCCGATCACGGTGGTGGACAACCAGTCCCGCGATGACTCGGTCGCGGCGGTCAAGCGGATCGCGGCTCGCGCAGGCGGCCGGGTACGGCTTGTCGCGCTCGACAGCAACCGCGGCGCGGTCGGCCGCAATGTCGGCGTCGCGGCCAGCACCACCCCCTATGTGGCCTTCTGCGACGACGATTCGTGGTGGCAGCCGGACGCGACAGTGATCGCCGAGCAGACCTTCGACGCCTACCCGAGTGTCTGTCTGCTCGCAGCTCGCACCATCGTGCTGCCCCGTGACGAGGAAGACCATTTCAGCAGGATGCTTGCCGAGAGTCCCCTCGGGCATCCACCCCATCTGCCCGGCCCGACGATCCTCGGGTTCATGTCGTGTGCGGCGATCGTGCGCAAGACCGCCTTCGAGCAGGCCGGTGGCTTCTCCGACATCCTGCACTTTCGCGGCGAGGAGATGCTCCTGGCAGTCGACATGGCGACGCTGGGCTGGGACCTGTGCTACTGCCCCGCGCTGGTGGCGATGCACCAGCCGTCGCAGGTACGGGCCACCACCGCAGCGCAGGCGGCCCGCGTCATGCGCAACGATGTGCTGACCACGTGGCTGCGCCGCCCCGCCGGCCACTGCCTGCGGGCCACCGGCACACTGCTCACCGCGACGCTGCGCGGTCCCGAACATGCCAGCGCAGCGAGAGAAGCAGTCATGCGCCTGCCGGCGGTGCTGCGCGGACGCCGTCGTCTGCCCGACCGGATCGAGCGGGCGCTCGAGCTGCTGGAATCCCGATGA
- a CDS encoding glycosyltransferase, which yields MSSGGEHSILAWHIHGSWMQALVSGRHRYLVPVNAARDADGRGLLGRGWPRAREIEVDGLRDEDIDLVVLQRPEEIELTERWTGRRPGVDVAAVFVEHNAPRPLAVDSVHPLADRDDIPVVHVTDFNRLMWDNGKAPTLVITHGIADPGPSYSGEVAAAATMINEPLRRWRTVGADLLVPLGERVPIDVWGIGTPALADRNWRGVRARGDVPGPRLWQEVARRRVFLHTARWTSLGLSLLEAMFLGMPVVAVGSTMVPLVVPAEAGVVSADVETLASALERFVSDPPAAGAAGKAARDFAMAHFSLDRFLRDWDRLIDHCCR from the coding sequence ATGTCGTCCGGAGGGGAGCACTCGATCTTGGCGTGGCACATCCACGGCTCCTGGATGCAGGCGCTGGTGTCGGGCCGCCACCGGTATCTGGTCCCCGTCAACGCGGCGCGAGACGCCGACGGCCGCGGGTTGCTCGGCCGCGGCTGGCCGCGTGCCCGGGAGATCGAGGTGGATGGCCTGCGCGACGAGGACATCGATCTGGTGGTCCTGCAGCGCCCCGAGGAGATCGAACTGACCGAGCGGTGGACCGGGCGCCGTCCGGGCGTGGACGTTGCGGCCGTGTTCGTCGAACACAACGCGCCACGACCGTTGGCGGTCGACAGCGTCCACCCGCTGGCCGACCGCGACGACATCCCCGTCGTCCACGTCACCGATTTCAACCGCCTGATGTGGGACAACGGTAAGGCGCCGACGCTGGTCATCACCCATGGCATCGCCGATCCTGGACCTAGCTACAGCGGTGAGGTAGCCGCGGCGGCGACGATGATCAACGAACCGCTGCGGCGGTGGCGGACGGTCGGCGCCGACCTGCTGGTGCCGCTGGGCGAGCGGGTGCCGATCGACGTGTGGGGAATCGGGACACCGGCGCTGGCCGACCGGAACTGGCGCGGTGTCCGCGCGCGAGGGGATGTGCCCGGGCCCCGACTGTGGCAGGAGGTGGCGCGGCGTCGGGTGTTCCTGCACACCGCGCGCTGGACTTCGCTCGGGCTTTCCCTGCTGGAGGCGATGTTCCTCGGGATGCCTGTGGTGGCTGTCGGCTCCACGATGGTCCCCCTGGTGGTGCCCGCCGAGGCGGGCGTGGTGAGTGCCGATGTCGAGACGCTGGCATCGGCCCTGGAGAGATTCGTGTCCGATCCGCCCGCGGCCGGTGCCGCGGGAAAGGCGGCGCGGGATTTCGCGATGGCGCATTTTTCGCTCGACCGGTTCCTGCGCGATTGGGACCGGTTGATCGACCACTGCTGCAGATGA
- a CDS encoding UDP-glucuronic acid decarboxylase family protein, protein MHEMSRVLVLGGCGFVGGHLCERLLAGGAEVVSVDDLSTSAPNAEHLLRDCPGYRFVRHDITEPLSGPAFHEPVDVVFHLASPASPADYLRLPVHTLHTGAMGTANALDVAERHGARLVLASTSEVYGDPLEHPQIETYWGNVNPVGPRSVYDEAKRYAEALTFAHRREYGTDVGVARIFNTYGPRMRSHDGRMVPTFIRQALAGEPITVTGSGRQTRSLCFVHDTVEGLLALGRSAYPGPVNLGNPHEVTVQHVAELIRDLTSAESAIEFLPAVEDDPQRRCPDIAVAREHLGWEPKVPYRNGLAHTIEWFRSAEVVPEYAVAQAKTAS, encoded by the coding sequence GTGCATGAGATGAGCCGGGTCCTGGTGCTCGGTGGCTGCGGGTTCGTCGGCGGCCACCTGTGTGAACGGCTGCTGGCGGGCGGGGCCGAAGTCGTGTCCGTCGATGATCTGTCGACCAGCGCACCCAACGCGGAGCACCTGTTGCGAGACTGTCCGGGATACCGGTTCGTTCGACACGACATCACCGAACCCTTGAGCGGTCCTGCGTTTCACGAACCGGTCGACGTCGTGTTCCACCTTGCCTCGCCCGCCTCACCGGCCGACTATCTGCGGTTGCCGGTGCACACGCTGCACACCGGAGCGATGGGCACGGCCAATGCGCTCGATGTCGCCGAACGTCACGGCGCGCGGCTGGTGCTGGCGTCGACCAGTGAGGTCTACGGTGACCCACTCGAGCACCCGCAGATCGAAACCTATTGGGGCAACGTCAATCCCGTCGGACCGCGCAGTGTATACGACGAAGCGAAGCGGTACGCCGAGGCGCTCACGTTTGCGCACCGCCGCGAGTACGGTACCGATGTCGGCGTGGCACGCATCTTCAACACCTATGGGCCGAGGATGCGGTCCCACGACGGCCGGATGGTGCCGACGTTCATCCGTCAGGCGCTCGCCGGTGAGCCGATCACCGTGACCGGGTCGGGACGTCAGACCCGGTCGCTGTGCTTCGTCCACGATACGGTCGAAGGCCTGCTCGCGCTCGGCCGTTCGGCATATCCCGGTCCGGTGAACCTCGGCAACCCGCACGAGGTGACGGTGCAGCATGTCGCCGAACTCATCCGGGACCTCACCTCCGCCGAGTCGGCCATCGAGTTCCTGCCCGCCGTCGAGGACGACCCCCAGCGGCGGTGTCCGGACATCGCGGTGGCGCGCGAGCACCTCGGATGGGAGCCGAAGGTACCCTACCGGAACGGGTTGGCCCACACGATCGAGTGGTTCCGGTCAGCGGAAGTGGTACCGGAATACGCAGTAGCGCAGGCGAAGACAGCGAGTTAG
- a CDS encoding glycosyltransferase, whose amino-acid sequence MKIAMVSEHASPLAALGGVDAGGQNVHVAELSAAMARRGHDVTVYTRRDDPDLPERVTTAQGYTVVHVPAGPARQLPKDQLLVHMGPFAQYLDQQWSADRPDVAHAHFWMSGIATQLAARHLDLPAVQTFHALGVVKRRHQGAQDTSPQDRLKLEAMVARTATWVAATCTDEVFELMRLGRSRNRISVVPCGVDLDLFTPDGPRAERSARHRIVSVGRFVARKGLDVVVRALPAIPDAELVLVGGPDRSEVEADPEARRLRELAERLDVSDRLIFQGAVARADMPALLRSADVVACTPWYEPFGIVPLEAMACGVPVVATAVGGMLDTVVHDVTGRLVTPKRPGEVADAINVLLHDDFLRQSLGAAGRDRARARYSWDRVAADTLRIYDRLMPTAYEPHESETSATTASSV is encoded by the coding sequence ATGAAGATCGCAATGGTTTCTGAGCATGCCAGCCCGTTGGCAGCGCTCGGCGGTGTGGACGCCGGCGGTCAGAACGTCCATGTGGCCGAACTGTCGGCCGCAATGGCGCGCCGCGGCCACGACGTCACCGTCTATACCCGCCGCGATGATCCCGACCTGCCCGAACGCGTCACCACGGCACAGGGTTACACCGTGGTGCACGTGCCCGCCGGTCCCGCTCGCCAACTGCCGAAAGACCAACTCCTGGTCCACATGGGGCCGTTCGCGCAGTACCTCGACCAGCAGTGGAGTGCCGATCGGCCGGATGTGGCCCACGCGCACTTCTGGATGTCCGGTATCGCCACCCAGTTGGCCGCCCGGCATCTCGATCTACCGGCCGTGCAGACCTTTCATGCCCTCGGTGTGGTCAAACGCCGCCACCAGGGCGCCCAGGACACCAGCCCGCAGGATCGGCTGAAGCTGGAGGCGATGGTGGCTCGCACCGCCACCTGGGTGGCGGCCACGTGCACCGACGAGGTGTTCGAGCTCATGCGGCTGGGTCGGTCGCGCAACCGCATCTCGGTGGTGCCGTGCGGGGTGGACCTCGACTTGTTCACGCCGGACGGCCCGCGTGCCGAACGCAGTGCGCGGCACCGCATCGTCAGCGTCGGAAGATTCGTTGCGCGTAAGGGTTTGGACGTGGTGGTCCGTGCGCTGCCCGCGATCCCGGACGCCGAACTCGTGTTGGTGGGCGGGCCCGACCGCAGCGAGGTGGAAGCGGATCCCGAGGCCCGCAGGCTGCGTGAACTCGCCGAGCGCCTCGACGTCAGTGACCGCTTGATCTTCCAGGGCGCGGTGGCGCGTGCGGACATGCCCGCGCTGCTGCGATCGGCCGACGTGGTGGCCTGCACCCCGTGGTACGAACCGTTCGGCATCGTGCCGCTGGAGGCGATGGCGTGCGGCGTGCCCGTGGTGGCCACCGCGGTCGGCGGGATGCTCGACACCGTCGTCCACGACGTCACCGGGCGACTGGTCACCCCGAAGCGTCCGGGGGAGGTCGCCGACGCGATCAACGTCTTGCTGCACGACGACTTCCTCAGGCAGAGCCTCGGCGCCGCCGGCCGGGACCGTGCCAGGGCCCGGTATTCGTGGGACCGCGTCGCCGCCGACACGCTGCGCATCTACGACCGGCTGATGCCGACGGCTTACGAGCCGCACGAATCCGAGACGTCCGCGACGACCGCGTCATCGGTATGA
- a CDS encoding carbamoyltransferase family protein: MRILGINAVFHDPAAALVVDGEIVAAAEEERFSRRKHGKQAVPFSTWEMPVQSARWCLEQAGLTAADLDAVGYSYDPGLMDESTAGMAGLDRDWEYLRTLYAERAPRFLQSALPGLDPSIVRHVRHHVAHAASSALASPHPDCAVLVVDGRGERASMLSGAYRDQKIDVLATQSLPHSLGLFYEELTEHLGFARSSDEYKVMAMASYGTPRFADRLREHVYATGDGGFRTEPIDWESFTPKRRAGAGKGHALDRPEPEHADLACSVQQVVEEVLLEVVGWLRERTDSPNLCMAGGVALNCVANSKIFARGGFDNVWVQPAAGDSGTALGAALSLAGEAGEPIRPMQSAALGRGFSDEEIETTLREAAVPFERPEDYAAAVGDALADDKLIGWFQGRAEFGPRALGNRSLLADPRRIENLERLNTVKGREQFRPVAPMVLAERAAEIFSGGPIPSRYMLFVHEVAEPWRSRIPAVTHVDNTARIQTVDDSQPLLHAAISRFAQRTGVPVVVNTSFNTAGRPMVDSPRDALECFGSSPIDVLAIGPFLVRRPG, encoded by the coding sequence ATGCGGATTCTCGGCATCAACGCGGTGTTTCACGATCCGGCCGCCGCCCTCGTGGTGGACGGCGAAATCGTCGCGGCCGCCGAGGAGGAACGGTTCTCCCGCCGCAAACACGGTAAGCAGGCGGTTCCGTTCTCCACCTGGGAGATGCCGGTGCAGTCGGCCCGCTGGTGCCTGGAACAGGCCGGGCTGACGGCGGCCGACCTCGACGCCGTCGGGTACTCGTACGACCCCGGCCTGATGGACGAGTCGACCGCGGGTATGGCCGGGCTGGACCGGGACTGGGAGTATCTACGCACGCTCTACGCCGAACGGGCACCAAGATTTCTGCAGTCGGCGCTGCCCGGACTCGACCCGAGCATCGTTCGGCACGTCCGACATCACGTGGCGCATGCGGCGTCGAGTGCTCTGGCCTCACCGCATCCGGACTGTGCCGTGCTGGTGGTCGACGGCCGCGGTGAGCGGGCCTCCATGCTGTCAGGCGCCTACCGCGACCAGAAGATCGACGTGCTGGCCACCCAATCGCTGCCGCATTCGCTCGGACTGTTCTACGAGGAACTCACCGAACACCTCGGGTTCGCCCGCTCCAGCGACGAGTACAAGGTGATGGCGATGGCGTCCTACGGCACGCCGCGATTCGCCGATCGGTTGCGCGAACACGTCTACGCCACCGGCGACGGCGGGTTCCGGACCGAACCGATCGACTGGGAGTCCTTCACTCCCAAGCGCCGCGCCGGCGCGGGCAAGGGCCATGCGCTGGACCGACCCGAACCCGAACACGCGGACTTGGCGTGCAGCGTGCAGCAGGTGGTGGAGGAGGTGCTGCTGGAGGTGGTCGGCTGGCTACGCGAGCGCACTGACTCCCCCAACCTGTGTATGGCCGGTGGAGTGGCGCTCAACTGCGTCGCCAACTCGAAGATCTTCGCCCGCGGGGGATTCGACAACGTGTGGGTGCAACCGGCCGCCGGGGATTCCGGCACGGCGCTGGGTGCCGCGCTGTCGCTGGCCGGTGAGGCCGGAGAACCGATCAGGCCGATGCAGTCGGCGGCGCTGGGCCGGGGTTTTTCCGACGAGGAGATCGAGACGACGCTGCGCGAGGCGGCCGTGCCGTTCGAACGTCCGGAGGACTACGCCGCCGCCGTCGGCGATGCCCTTGCCGACGACAAGCTCATCGGCTGGTTCCAGGGCCGGGCGGAGTTCGGACCGCGCGCGCTGGGCAACCGATCACTGCTCGCCGACCCCCGGCGCATCGAGAACCTGGAGCGGCTCAACACCGTCAAGGGCCGCGAACAGTTCCGACCCGTGGCGCCCATGGTGCTCGCCGAGCGGGCCGCCGAGATCTTCTCCGGCGGACCGATCCCCAGCCGCTACATGCTGTTCGTACACGAGGTCGCCGAACCGTGGCGCTCCCGCATCCCCGCGGTCACTCACGTCGACAACACCGCGCGGATCCAGACCGTCGACGACAGTCAGCCGCTGCTGCACGCCGCCATCAGCCGGTTCGCGCAGCGAACGGGCGTACCGGTCGTCGTCAACACCAGCTTCAACACCGCGGGCCGTCCGATGGTGGACAGCCCGCGCGATGCCCTCGAGTGCTTCGGCAGCAGCCCCATCGATGTGCTGGCGATCGGGCCGTTCCTGGTGCGGAGGCCCGGGTGA
- a CDS encoding HAD-IIIA family hydrolase: protein MTEAKTASFSIVVPTIGRESLYRLLRALEDQHGPSPELVVVVDDRPGRAPALQVDSSLPVTVLRSGGRGPAAARNTGWRATTTRWVCFVDDDVVAPPGWLAALAADLRGADATGAAGTQAVLEVPVTEGRRATDDEKRTLRLADARWITADMAYRRDVLVEVGGFDERFPRAYREDSDIALRITMCGNTIVQGARPSSHPVARSTLMSSVRAQIGNRDNALMRRKHGRRWRDAVGEGRGRMPAHAATTAAAAVAAVGALTGQHRTATYGATVWSALTLEFAARRFLSGPRTLAEAGRMLLTSALIPPAAVYHRLRGEWQFRNARRDPPLAVLLDRDDTIIEDGPYLSDPAGVKPMPGAVDALAKLRDRGLLLAVVTNQSGVAKGLITDDELAAVNARVDAELGPFHSWQICVHDNDDGCRCRKPAPGMVQAAAEALGVDPARCVMIGDTGGDVNAALSARADAVLVPTKRTRPQEVSQARERARVAATLTDAVEMVLRDAR from the coding sequence GTGACCGAGGCCAAGACCGCATCGTTCTCGATCGTCGTCCCGACCATCGGCCGGGAGTCGCTGTACCGGCTGCTGAGGGCGCTCGAGGACCAGCACGGGCCGTCGCCTGAGTTGGTGGTGGTCGTCGACGACCGCCCGGGTAGGGCCCCCGCCCTGCAGGTCGACAGCAGTCTTCCGGTGACCGTGCTGCGCAGCGGCGGCCGCGGCCCGGCGGCGGCACGCAACACCGGCTGGCGCGCCACGACCACCCGCTGGGTGTGCTTCGTCGACGACGACGTGGTGGCGCCTCCCGGGTGGCTCGCGGCCTTGGCGGCGGACCTGCGCGGCGCCGACGCCACCGGTGCTGCCGGCACCCAGGCGGTGCTCGAGGTTCCCGTCACCGAGGGACGACGGGCGACCGACGACGAGAAGCGCACCCTGCGGCTGGCGGACGCGCGGTGGATCACCGCGGACATGGCCTACCGGCGCGACGTCCTGGTCGAGGTCGGCGGATTCGACGAGCGGTTCCCCCGCGCCTATCGGGAGGACTCCGACATCGCGTTGCGGATCACCATGTGCGGCAACACGATCGTCCAGGGCGCCAGGCCCTCCAGCCACCCCGTCGCCCGGTCGACGCTGATGAGCAGTGTGCGGGCGCAGATCGGCAATCGGGATAACGCGCTGATGCGGCGCAAACACGGCAGACGTTGGCGGGACGCGGTCGGCGAAGGACGGGGCAGGATGCCGGCGCACGCGGCGACGACGGCCGCGGCCGCCGTCGCCGCGGTCGGCGCGCTCACCGGTCAACACAGGACGGCGACCTACGGCGCCACCGTATGGTCGGCACTGACACTCGAGTTCGCCGCCCGCCGGTTCCTCTCGGGTCCCCGCACGCTCGCGGAGGCAGGCCGCATGCTCCTCACGAGCGCGCTGATCCCGCCGGCGGCCGTCTACCACCGGCTGCGTGGCGAGTGGCAGTTCCGCAACGCGCGGCGGGACCCACCGCTGGCGGTACTGCTGGACCGTGACGACACCATCATCGAAGACGGCCCCTACCTCAGCGATCCGGCAGGCGTGAAACCGATGCCCGGCGCCGTGGACGCGCTGGCCAAACTCCGCGACCGCGGCTTGCTGCTCGCCGTGGTGACCAACCAGTCCGGCGTCGCCAAGGGATTGATCACCGACGATGAACTCGCGGCCGTCAACGCGCGCGTCGACGCCGAACTCGGACCGTTCCACTCGTGGCAGATCTGCGTCCACGACAACGACGACGGCTGCCGCTGCCGTAAACCGGCGCCCGGCATGGTGCAGGCAGCGGCCGAGGCGCTGGGAGTCGACCCGGCCCGGTGCGTAATGATCGGAGACACCGGCGGTGACGTCAATGCGGCGCTGTCGGCCCGCGCCGATGCGGTGCTCGTTCCGACGAAACGGACGCGGCCCCAAGAGGTGTCGCAGGCACGGGAACGGGCACGGGTGGCCGCGACGCTGACCGATGCGGTGGAGATGGTCCTGAGGGATGCCCGATGA